CCTACCCGGTCGCGCTGCGCACCTACACCATGGTGCAGCGGGGCGCGGAGGGTGCGATGCAGGGCGACGATTCGATCGACTTGCCGACCAAAGAGGGCCAGCACATCCGCCAGGACATCTCGGTCACCTACAACACGAGCCAGGAGAAGGCGGCGGACGTCTTCCGGTCCTTCCGGGGCGCTGAGATCGGGGACATCGAGTCGACCTTCATCCGGCGCACGATCATCACCACGGCGCAGAACGCGGCCGGGCAGATGTCGCTCACCGACCTGATCTCCAACCAGCGCGGGCAGCTGCAAGGGCAGATCCAAGAGGACCTGCAGGTTCAGATGAACAAGATGGGCTTCGTGGTCGACAAGGTGAACCTCGGGGCAAGCCACCTGCCGGACGTGATCGAGAAGCAGATGCAGCAGAAGATGGGGGCTCAGCAGAACGCGCAGCAGGCCGACTACGAGCTTCAGCGCCAGCAGACGCTCGCCAAGGCGAAGGTCGCCGAGGCCGAGGGCGACGCGCAGGCGATTCTCGTCAAGGCCAAGGCGCAGGCCGAGGCGAACAAGCTCCTGCAGGAGGCGCTCACGCCCCTGCTCATCCAGAACAAGGCGATCGAGCGGTGGAACGGCACCCTCCCACAGTTCACCGGCGGCGGGGCAGTTCCCTTTCTCAACCTGAAGGACCTGGGCGGCGCGAGTGGCGAGGGGCATTCTACAGTCCCCGGGCGCTGAGGCCACGGTCGGGACGGAGAGGACCTCGAGCTGCCCGCCACCGGGCGCCGGGGCGGGAACGACCCGCGCGTCGTTCAGCACGAGCAGGTCCCCCGGCTTGGAGGCACCCGGAAGGTCGCTCACCCGGAGGTGGCGGTAGCCTCGGGTGCCCCGGTCGAGGACGAAGAGTCGCGCCGCGCTGCGTTCGGCCGCCGGTTCCTG
This is a stretch of genomic DNA from Deltaproteobacteria bacterium. It encodes these proteins:
- a CDS encoding prohibitin family protein, coding for MTDETRTNAPAMLASGLVLAAVLFLVAAVYSSFTIIQPGNVGVVFNRWSGALKTVGQGVAWRVPWVTQVQSYPVALRTYTMVQRGAEGAMQGDDSIDLPTKEGQHIRQDISVTYNTSQEKAADVFRSFRGAEIGDIESTFIRRTIITTAQNAAGQMSLTDLISNQRGQLQGQIQEDLQVQMNKMGFVVDKVNLGASHLPDVIEKQMQQKMGAQQNAQQADYELQRQQTLAKAKVAEAEGDAQAILVKAKAQAEANKLLQEALTPLLIQNKAIERWNGTLPQFTGGGAVPFLNLKDLGGASGEGHSTVPGR